From the genome of Glycine max cultivar Williams 82 chromosome 2, Glycine_max_v4.0, whole genome shotgun sequence, one region includes:
- the LOC100783265 gene encoding molybdopterin biosynthesis protein CNX1-like (The RefSeq protein has 2 substitutions compared to this genomic sequence), which translates to MISVIDALQTVLNASKRLPPLTVPLHDALGKVLAQDVRAPDPLPPYPASVKDGYAVVSADGPGEYPVVAESRAGDDALGLTLSPGTVAYVTTGGPIPDGADAVVQVENTEIVNDASDGTKRVRILLQTTKGNDIRPVGVDIEKDAVVLTSGERLGASEIGLLATVGVTMVKVYPTPTVAVLSTGDELVEPTTGHLNRGQIRDSNRAMLLAAAVQHQCKVLDFGIAKDDKEYQGRILDKAFASGIHILLTSGGVSMGDKDFIKPLLEKRGKVHFDKVCIKPGKPFTFAEIDFQSTESKILAFGLPGNPVSSLVCFHLFVVPAIRYLAGWTNPHHFRVQARLRQPIKTDPIRPEYHRASVIWTDNDGSGNPGFVAVSTGHQVSSRLLSMKSANALLEFPATGSVVSAGTAVSAIIISDLRPMACDENHKSSDSAFALPGIKSNKITTDSSGDAEVKVAILTVSDTVAMGAGPDRSGPRAVSVINSSSERLGGARVVATAVVPDDVAKIQDILRRWSDIEQMDLIITLGGTGFTSRDLTPEATKPLIEKETPGLLHVMMQESLKVTKSAMLSRSAAGIRGSTLIINMPGNPNAVAECMEALLPALKHGLKQLRGDKKEKHPRHVPHAEAVPADVWEQSYMLATGAGSDVSCSCCT; encoded by the exons ATGATCTCCGTCATTGACGCTCTCCAAACGGTCCTTAACGCCTCTAAACGTCTTCCCCCACTCACTGTTCCCCTTCACGATGCCCTAGGCAAGGTCTTGGCCCAAGATGTTCGCGCCCCCGATCCTCTCCCTCCCTACCCGGCCTCCGTCAAGGACGGTTACGCCGTCGTCTCCGCCGATGGCCCCGGCGAGTATCCCGTCGTTGCCGAATCGAGAGCTGGAGATGACGCTCTCGGCCTCACTCTCTCCCCTGGAACTGTCGCTTACGTCACAACCGGAG gACCGATACCTGATGGTGCTGATGCAGTTGTTCAGGTTGAGAATACTGAAATAGTGAACAATGCCTCCGATGGTACTAAGAGGGTCAGAATATTGCTACAAACCACCAAAGGCAATGATATACGCCCAGTG GGAGTTGATATTAAGAAAGATGCAGTAGTCTTGACATCTGGAGAAAGGTTAGGTGCTTCAGAAATTGGTTTGCTTGCTACAGTTGGTGTTACAATGGTTAAG GTGTATCCTACTCCAACAGTTGCTGTTCTTTCTACTGGAGACGAGCTTGTGGAGCCAACTACTGGGCATCTGAATCGTGGTCAG ATTAGGGACTCTAATCGTGCCATGCTGCTGGCAGCTGCGGTACAGCATCAGTGCAAAGTTCTGGACTTTGGTATTGCTAAGGATGACAAAgaatatcaaggaaggatcttGGATAAAGCATTTGCGTCTGGAATTCATATTCTTCTAACTTCAGGAGGTGTTTCAATGGGAGACAAAGATTTTATCAAGCCTTTGCTTGAAAAGCGAGGAAAAGTACATTTCGATAAG GTGTGTATTAAACCAGGCAAGCCATTTACATTTGCAGAGATTGACTTTCAATCTACAGAGAGCAAAATTCTAGCTTTTGGGCTACCTGGAAATCCTGTCAGCTCTTTAGTTTGCTTCCATCTCTTTGTGGTCCCTGCAATACGCTACCTTGCAGGGTGGACAAATCCTCATCATTTTAG GGTACAAGCTCGGCTTCGTCAACCAATAAAGACAGATCCAATTAGGCCAGAATATCATCGTGCTTCTGTTATATGGACTGACAATGATGGATCAGGCAATCCAGG TTTTGTTGCTGTGAGCACTGGTCATCAGGTAAGCAGTCGACTACTTAGTATGAAGTCAGCTAATGCCTTGTTGGAGTTTCCAGCAACAGGCAGTGTAGTTTCTGCAGGGACTGCTGTGTCAGCTATCATAATTTCTGACCTAAGACCTATGGCATGTGATGAGAATCATAAGTCATCAGACTCAGCCTTTGCTTTGCCaggaattaaatcaaataaaataactacTGATTCTTCAGGGGATGCTGAAGTCAAAGTGGCTATTCTTACAGTTAGTGATACAGTTGCTATGGGTGCTGGCCCAGATCGAAG TGGTCCCAGGGCAGTTTCTGTTATTAATTCTTCTTCAGAAAGACTAGGAGGAGCAAGAGTTGTAGCCACTGCTGTGGTTCCAGATGATGTGGCAAAAATTCAGGACATTCTAAGAAGATGGAGTGATATTGAACAAATGGATCTCATAATTACTCTTG GGGGGACTGGCTTTACCTCTCGAGATTTAACGCCAGAAGCTACAAAAccattgattgagaaagaaacaCCTGGCCTTCTGCATGTAATGATGCAAGAGAGTTTAAAG GTGACCAAATCTGCAATGCTTTCACGCTCTGCAGCTGGAATCAGAGGATCAACCTTG ATCATTAACATGCCTGGAAACCCTAATGCTGTTGCCGAGTGTATGGAAGCTTTATTGCCGGCACTTAAGCATGGTCTGAAACAGCTCAGGGGagacaagaaagaaaaacatcctCGTCACGTTCCTCATGCCGAAGCAGTTCCTGCAGATGTGTGGGAACAGAGTTATATGCTAGCCACTGGTGCTGGCTCTGATGTCTCTTGTTCCTGTTGCACGTAA